The window GGTCACCAACGGCGTGAACGTGTTCTATCCGATTCACGACCAGTTCTACACGGTCTCGGGAAAATTGAGCTTCTCGAATCAGGAAGGAGTCGTACAGACGTTCCTCGAATCCGAATCCCGCGGTTCGACGGGGAACACCCATTATCGAACGGGATTCGACCTCGCACGAGGACCTGACCCGGCGGGAAAAGAGCGAACGTTCCCAATCGTTCAGAGCGGACGACAACTCCTGTTTGGGGTGATGAGTTTCGGTATCCTCGGGTTCCGCGTCTGGGAGTCACGCAAAAAGTAAGCCCCTTCCCTGCGGAGAAACGGTATGGAAATTCGCCCGTACGACGCGGACGACGCGGACGAGCTGTGGAAACTCAAACGCGGTTTCGAACTCGGCCTCGGTGAGGGAACCGGCACGGACGACAAGGCGGACATCTATGCCGAAAAACTGACCGACGAGTACCGCGAGGAGTACACCGACTGGGTCGAACGCTGCGTGCGCGACGATGAGCGCTGTGTCACGGTCGCGGATGACGGGGAGGAACTCGTTGGTTACGTGTTCGTTCTACCTGCCCGTCTCGCGTTCATCTGGGACGCCGCAGTGTTGAACGAGATCTTCGTCCATCCCGACCACCGTGGAACCGGCGTCGCGGACGAGTTGATGGAGGCGGCAGTTACCCTCGCCCGTGATCAACCGCTTCCGCTGGAGAGACTCGTCCTCGA of the Haladaptatus caseinilyticus genome contains:
- a CDS encoding GNAT family N-acetyltransferase, with the translated sequence MEIRPYDADDADELWKLKRGFELGLGEGTGTDDKADIYAEKLTDEYREEYTDWVERCVRDDERCVTVADDGEELVGYVFVLPARLAFIWDAAVLNEIFVHPDHRGTGVADELMEAAVTLARDQPLPLERLVLDVDRENDRAQALYDRYGFEHWGEMVAKQL